The genomic window CCGAGGCCGGGTCAGCCGTGCTTCTGCTGGCACGGCACGCAGAAGCGAGCGTGCGGCACCGCCTCCAGCCGTTCTGCCGGGATCGGCGCCGCGCATCGCTCACAGGTTCCGTAGCCACCGTCGGCCATGCGCCGTAGCGCGTCACCGATCTGCGCCAGGCTCTGCCGGGTGGCGGCGATCAGCGCGGCGCGGGTGTGCGCCTCGCCGGGGTCGCCGGTGTCCGCGGTGAGTTCGGTCAGCCGCGCGGTCTGCGCCTCGAACTCGGTGCTCAGGGTGGCGCGCAGCCGGGCGCGCCACCGCGGGTCGAGGGTGCCTCGGAGGTCGGTGCTCATCTGGGGCTCCTTTCCGGGAAAAGAAGAAGGCCGAAGCCGGATGGCTTCGCCCTGGTGGCCGTACTCGCGGGTGTATGGATTCCCGGAGGGCCACGGCCGGTGGGAACCGGGTTCGGCAGGCCGTGGATGGGCGCGAGGTCCCGCGCGTCCACCGGGCGGATCGCGGCGACCGCGGACCGCTGGCCGCGGGCAGCAGCCGGCACCGCCGTGAGAACGGCGGTGGCGACCAACTGCCGGGCCGGGGACATGCGGCACACCATAGGCCCATCGGGCGGGAACGCCAATGACATTGCGGCCGCGACGTAGCGCGGGCACCAGCCTCGGCGAGCAGGATGGCGCGACGCCGGTTCCCCGCCGGGGAACCGGCGTCGCTCATGGAGACGCACCCGCGCCGCGTGGGCGTCCCCCCGCCCACGGCCGGCGGCGACCTGATGCCCGACGGCCTGCGTCGGGAGCAGATTATGGCCAAGAGTCCCACCGATTTGACATGATCGCTCTGGAGTCGCGTCGAGCGTGCGACTCGCGGCAGTTGAGTGCGCCGCGCACACCGCGGCAGCTCCGCGCGTTGCGGAGGCCGTTCGTGAGGTGCTTTCGATCAGGACAGCGCTTCGATGGGCGCGATCATCACCAGGCCCTTCACAGCGTTGGCGAGGTCCGCGTCGAGCGTGATGAAGGCGTCGGCTTGGAGCTGGGTCAGTGCGACGTATTCGGCGTCGAGCGTGTCGGGCCACCCGAGCTGGTCGGCAATCTTCCAGGCGACGTTCTGAAGGACACGGTCTCCGAGCAGTCGGATCCGCAGCCCGCGCACGTAGTTGAGCTGGCGATCGGCGTCCTTCTTTGCCATCTCACCTTGCCGTACTGCTCGAAAGAGGAGCGACAGCATC from Micromonospora kangleipakensis includes these protein-coding regions:
- a CDS encoding TraR/DksA family transcriptional regulator, with the protein product MSTDLRGTLDPRWRARLRATLSTEFEAQTARLTELTADTGDPGEAHTRAALIAATRQSLAQIGDALRRMADGGYGTCERCAAPIPAERLEAVPHARFCVPCQQKHG
- a CDS encoding type II toxin-antitoxin system VapC family toxin; its protein translation is MTKYVIGPDVALQLAHDEAVIPDEHQLLAPTLLRSQMLSLLFRAVRQGEMAKKDADRQLNYVRGLRIRLLGDRVLQNVAWKIADQLGWPDTLDAEYVALTQLQADAFITLDADLANAVKGLVMIAPIEALS